One window of the Helicoverpa zea isolate HzStark_Cry1AcR chromosome 7, ilHelZeax1.1, whole genome shotgun sequence genome contains the following:
- the LOC124631818 gene encoding ommochrome-binding protein-like, producing the protein MKFYILALVLAVADAGLIFGDTNCVIIHNVNFEKEILKSDVQSPYQLAIDHDTNTLFFSYTARTDEMFKIAYLSLKTGDFGIVSGIHGGFATAIDRMSHVIYMGGDDGIYRFDYDNKDATNLHINENSNIWQMFYKNALYFTTYPEEKAYVYKSKKLYEIADLLNVKVMLIAVNRQDNLVYTNSSGVFLYSKTDGSTIQLNNGVANGITADIEGNLYFSTASAIYSIDDKTNAVERLARLENTYGMAIDNAGNIIYATEDSIIRLKPSRKVCIDDKLFSKSVDEVSASFHT; encoded by the coding sequence ATGAAGTTCTACATATTGGCACTTGTCCTGGCAGTTGCTGATGCCGGTTTAATTTTTGGTGATACAAATTGTGTGATCATTCACAATGTGAACTTCGAAAAAGAAATCCTCAAAAGTGATGTTCAGAGTCCATACCAACTTGCCATCGATCATGATACTAATACTTTGTTCTTCAGCTACACTGCAAGGACTGACGAAATGTTCAAAATTGCTTACCTGAGTCTGAAGACTGGTGATTTCGGTATCGTTTCTGGTATCCACGGGGGCTTTGCAACCGCAATAGACAGAATGAGCCACGTTATTTACATGGGAGGTGATGATGGCATATATAGATTTGATTACGACAACAAGGATGCCACTAATCTGCATATCAACGAAAACTCAAATATATGGCAAATGTTTTACAAAAATGCGCTGTATTTCACTACATACCCCGAAGAGAAGGCATATGTTTACAAATCAAAGAAACTCTACGAAATTGCTGATTTACTAAACGTCAAAGTGATGCTGATTGCTGTGAATAGACAGGACAATTTGGTGTACACTAATTCTTCTGGAGTGTTTTTGTATAGCAAAACTGATGGAAGCACTATCCAGCTTAACAATGGTGTTGCCAATGGAATCACAGCTGATATTGAAGGTAACTTATACTTCTCAACTGCAAGCGCTATTTATTCAATCGATGACAAAACAAATGCCGTTGAAAGATTAGCTCGACTGGAAAATACTTATGGCATGGCTATAGATAACGctggaaatattatttatgcaacAGAAGACAGTATAATCAGACTCAAACCTTCCAGGAAAGTGTGTATTGATGATAAATTGTTTTCGAAAAGTGTAGATGAAGTATCCGCCAGCTTTCACACTTAG